A portion of the Candida dubliniensis CD36 chromosome R, complete sequence genome contains these proteins:
- a CDS encoding polyphosphate synthetase, putative (Similar to S. cerevisiae VTC2): MSSSENHGSIPKSKSAAPSSSETKMLFGTKLDHEIYPPWKDFYISYNHLKKLLKEGVILKNNWTDKDEQNFVSALDENLEKVFGFQHKKFDELNDELNELQQQTERTDSFNLESFSKELDKILDEAQNLEHFQRLNYTGFIKIVKKHDRIHPEYSVKPLLNVRLKKLPFHSEDYSPLLYKVGTLYQFLRDNYEVDQSLSKLSSFNEGATNGEFQSFKFWIHPDNLMEVKTTILRHLPVLIYNSTNNDDDDDDDDDEDEDDSNKHITGGQTINCLYLDNDHFDLYNHKLTKLNNSSTVRIRWVGKLADKPKISMERKSFDVNSNFFVDDKIELRQKYINQYVIQKEIPKKLVKLNDANSVKKLLDFIKEYNLQPILRTTYNRTAFQIPGDDRIRIIIDSNLTFIREDSFDPQLPIRDPQQWHRLDLDNSKSPQQFLRKGEFVKFPFSTMEIKIKKSSAKNFKKLQWVNELINSSYLVKEIPNFSKFIHGVASLFLEDDKLDNIPMWFNELEGDINDDLPKLPSKINNNGITELSNDENLSKFKSMILNNKTSNFQPRSASFSGSLLYTKGNDSEFGTQRIETIEEDVGPSDNGGVKPLSSARVTTDDQSSDFDEDDEEDEDDDRRPNPLVRIMNLPNQFSKLVDVDSEDEEIDLPVGVTKPDQWIKNMGPIKIEPKVWLANERTFNRWLHVTTLLSSLTFIIYSSTSGSNFEGLSTYLAYFYFALTLFSGLWAYYIFMERRKIILERSDKHLDNSFGPLVIALGLTIALIVNFIFGWKNLNLDPNDEFYNNNPTQKKVHEFMVNMVN; encoded by the coding sequence ATGTCATCTAGTGAAAATCACGGCTCCattccaaaatcaaaaagtGCTGCTCCTTCATCAAGCGAAACAAAGATGCTCTTTGGAACTAAATTAGATCATGAAATTTATCCACCTTGGAAAGATTTTTACATTTCTTATAAccatttgaagaaattattgaaagaagGAGTAATCcttaaaaataattggaCCGATAAAGATGAACAAAACTTTGTTAGTGCTTTGGATGAAAACTTGGAAAAAGTCTTTGGTTTCCAGCACAAGAAGTTTGATGAACTAAATGACGAGTTGAACGAATTACAGCAACAAACTGAAAGAACTGATAGCTTTAATCTTGAGTCATTCCTGAAAGAATTGGATAAGATTTTGGACGAAGCACAAAATTTGGAACATTTCCAGAGATTGAACTATACCGGtttcatcaaaattgtTAAGAAACACGATAGAATTCACCCGGAATACTCAGTTAAACCATTGTTGAATGTTAGATTGAAGAAGTTGCCATTCCACTCTGAAGATTATTCTCCGTTATTGTATAAAGTTGGGACTTTATACCAATTTTTAAGGGACAATTATGAAGTAGAccaatcattatcaaagtTGTCTTCTTTCAACGAAGGTGCCACTAATGGTGAATTTCAATCGTTCAAATTCTGGATTCACCCAGACAATTTAATGGAAGTCAAAACTACAATTTTGAGACACTTGCCAGTTTTAATCTATAATTCCACCAACAACgatgacgacgacgacgatgatgatgatgaagatgaagatgatagTAACAAGCACATCACTGGTGGCCAAActatcaattgtttatacTTGGATAATGACCATTTTGACCTTTATAACCATAAATTGACCAAATTAAACAACTCGTCCACTGTTAGAATTAGATGGGTAGGAAAGTTGGCTGATAAGCCAAAGATTTCGATGGAAAGAAAGCTGTTTGACGTGAATTCTaacttttttgttgatgacaaaattgaattgagaCAAAAGTATATTAACCAATATGTcattcaaaaagaaatcccAAAGAAGTTGGtcaaattgaatgatgCTAATTCTGTTAAAAAGTTATTAGATTTTATTAAAGAGTATAATTTGCAACCTATTTTAAGGACAACATACAATCGTACTGCATTCCAAATTCCTGGAGACGATAGAATCAGAATCATTATAGACTCGAACTTAACTTTTATAAGAGAAGATTCGTTTGATCCGCAATTGCCAATCAGAGATCCTCAACAGTGGCATCGTTTGGATTTAGATAATTCGAAATCTCCGCAGCAATTCTTGAGGAAAGGTGAGTTTGTTAAATTCCCATTTTCCACTAtggaaatcaaaattaaaaaatcatcTGCCAAGaactttaaaaaattacaatgggttaatgaattaattaactCATCTTATTTGGTTAAAGAAATTCCAAACTTTTCCAAGTTTATTCACGGGGTAGCCTCATTATTTTTGGAAGACGACAAGTTGGACAATATTCCTATGTGGTTCAATGAATTAGAAGGTGATATAAATGACGATTTGCCCAAATTACCttcaaaaatcaataataatggtatcACTGAATTGAGCAACGATGAAAATTTATCCAAGTTCAAATCAATGATACTTAATAACAAGACATCTAATTTCCAACCAAGATCAGCATCCTTTTCAGGATCCTTGTTGTACACAAAAGGCAATGATAGCGAGTTTGGAACTCAAAGGATTGAAACGATCGAGGAAGATGTTGGACCAAGCGATAATGGTGGTGTCAAGCCATTGTCGTCGGCAAGAGTAACCACCGATGATCAGTCTTCAGACTTTGacgaagatgatgaagaagatgaggACGATGACAGGAGACCCAACCCATTAGTTAGAATAATGAACTTGCCAAACCAATTTTCTAAATTGGTTGACGTTGATTCCGAGGATGAGGAAATTGATTTGCCCGTTGGAGTGACTAAACCAGACCAATGGATCAAAAACATGGGtccaattaaaattgaaccaAAAGTTTGGTTAGCCAATGAACGTACTTTCAACAGGTGGTTGCACGTGACAACATTGTTGTCATCATTGACATTCATTATTTACTCGTCCACCAGCGGTTCCAATTTTGAAGGATTGAGTACATATCTTGCCTACTTTTACTTTGCATTAACTCTTTTCAGTGGTCTTTGGGcatattatatatttatggaaagaagaaagattaTTTTGGAGAGATCTGATAAGCATTTGGATAACTCGTTTGGGCCTTTGGTTATAGCTCTTGGGTTAACAATTGCGTTGAttgtcaattttatttttggttggaaaaatttaaaCTTAGACCCCAATGATGAGTTTTACAATAACAACCCAACCCAAAAGAAAGTCCATGAATTTATGGTGAACATGGTTAATTAA
- a CDS encoding hyphally-regulated protein precursor, putative, with translation MQLFSNIIVSLALLTQLVFALEITENKIDRGTVTLNLGEITIYPGASWSIIDNAYTNFVGKLDVRAGAGLYISSTSHLLALQVSLTTLLHSITNNGVVSFDSRVSRTSSSYDLRGVSFTNNGEMYFAASGEFSSSTALTSASWTNTGLLSFYQNQRTSGTVSLGLPLGSITNNGQICLNNQVYEQTTQIKGSGCFTAKGDSTIYISNVLLAVSPKQNFYLTDKGSSMIVQAVSTTQTFNVYGFGEGNKIGLTIPLMGNLWNSAYAYDTVSGILTLRNLLLEQKFNIGTGYDPSKFQVVTDSGSGIPSTILGSVAYYGRIPERALPKSCQTPCKPVPEAPGTTPTQYTTTITKTNTAGNTVTESGVVNVSTDKGGSWFTTTSMFPALPSDTILSTVELSTTQLSSSADIPVETSSAEELLTDTASWETSAAPILPTETPVSSHHSSVQHSSTIGESSADVKATHSSEFGFETASDYIISEPSTSEHSATLSQSSVAGETHSSKLVASDEPSFVTPSESFIFSASASSQPSVSSDSITLTTQSETTSSAGQAFVTLAESDTESISSKVNTLASVTKSSDIQTEFTSTWTTANSDGCIVTESGIISQSGTSLTTLTTFQPATSLSVPPTSVIETEFTTTWTTAKPDSSVATESGVVSQSETLLTTSTTFPAPSSDIVLGSTLTWESDISNEPSDTLTVSASSYELVNESLAATTTTSFSSSTIVVAPSESDISTSSSVSNNGKTDSVSVSVPNSNTSSIAQHSNGPLSMITTESVNNNPLAPESTNSIVTATITNCNKSKCSESVVTYITSVPHTTVTTGESKKDISTAGNNVSSISGEDVSNTGTITMAASTDGTTPLVGMSGLKPSVVNNDTNSVHATATTAGAGAENDANLPTASDIPVEISVIRPTNSSSSAAVTIPYENGSNKEPIENIKYLALVVFGLMMFM, from the coding sequence ATGCAACTATTCCTGAATATCATTGTTTCCCTCGCTTTGCTCACCCAGCTAGTCTTTGCTCTCGAGATCACCGAAAACAAAATCGATAGAGGCACTGTCACCCTAAACCTAGGCGAAATCACTATTTACCCTGGGGCCTCCTGGTCTATCATCGACAATGCTTACACCAACTTTGTTGGTAAGTTAGACGTCAGAGCCGGTGCAGGGTTGTACATCTCCCTGACCTCTCATCTTTTGGCCCTTCAAGTCAGTTTAACAACGTTGCTCCATTCCATCACCAACAACGGGGTCGTCTCCTTTGACTCGCGTGTTTCACGGACTTCATCCTCCTACGACTTGCGAGGCGTTTCCTTCACCAACAACGGGGAAATGTATTTTGCTGCTTCCGGCGAGTTCTCCAGCTCCACCGCACTCACTTCTGCCCTGTGGACCAACACCGGGTTATTGCTGTTCTACCAGAATCAAAGAACCTCGGGTACTGTCAGCCTTGGTTTGCCCTTGGGTTCCATCACCAACAACGGCCAAATCTGTTTGAATAACCAGGTCTACGAGCAAACAACCCAGATTAAGGGTTCGGGTTGTTTCACTGCAAAAGGCGATTCCACGATTTACATCTCCAACGTCTTATTGGCCGTTTCCCCCAAACAGAACTTCTACTTAACCGACAAGGGTTCCTCCATGATCGTCCAAGCTGTCTCAACCACACAAACATTCAATGTATATGGATTCGGGGAAGGCAACAAAATCGGATTAACTATTCCTTTGATGGGAAATCTCTGGAACTCAGCATACGCATACGACACCGTCTCCGGTATCTTGACATTAAGAAACCTTTTGCTCGAACAGAAGTTCAACATCGGTACAGGGTACGATCCATCAAAGTTCCAAGTGGTCACTGATTCAGGCTCCGGTATCCCATCCACCATCTTAGGGTCTGTTGCCTATTACGGGCGTATTCCAGAAAGAGCATTGCCCAAGTCGTGTCAAACTCCTTGCAAGCCAGTGCCAGAAGCACCAGgaacaacaccaacacaATACACCACTACCATCACCAAAACCAACACTGCTGGCAACACAGTCACCGAAAGTGGTGTTGTAAATGTTCTGACAGACAAAGGTGGCTCATGGTTCACAACCACATCAATGTTCCCGGCATTGCCAAGTGACACCATTTTATCAACAGTTGAACTAAGCACCACCCAGTTGTCTTCGAGTGCAGATATCCCCGTTGAAACATCATCAGctgaagaattattaactGATACAGCTAGCTGGGAAACCTCTGCAGCCCCAATTTTACCTACTGAAACACCTGTCTCAAGTCACCACTCTTCTGTGCAACACTCATCTACTATTGGAGAATCTTCTGCCGATGTCAAGGCCACACATTCTAGTgaatttggttttgaaaCAGCCAGCGACTATATTATTAGCGAGCCTTCAACGAGTGAACATTCAGCTACTTTGTCCCAGTCGTCCGTTGCTGGTGAAACACATTCTTCCAAGCTTGTAGCTTCTGATGAGCCATCATTCGTCACCCCAAGTGAATCATTTATCTTTAGTGCATCTGCTTCTTCCCAACCATCTGTCAGTTCTGATTCAATCACACTCACCACACAATCAGAAACCACATCGTCTGCTGGCCAAGCATTTGTCACTTTGGCCGAATCAGACACTGAAAGTATTTCATCTAAAGTCAATACATTAGCATCCGTCACCAAATCCAGTGATATACAAACTGAGTTCACTTCCACTTGGACCACCGCCAACTCCGATGGCTGTATTGTTACTGAATCTGGAATCATAAGCCAATCCGGTACTTCCTTAACCACCTTGACAACCTTCCAACCAGCAACTTCATTATCTGTCCCACCAACTAGTGTCATTGAAACAGAGTTTACAACGACTTGGACCACCGCCAAACCAGACAGTTCAGTGGCAACTGAATCGGGTGTTGTTAGTCAATCTGAGACTTTGTTAACCACTCTGACTACTTTCCCTGCACCATCATCTGACATTGTACTTGGATCCACTTTAACTTGGGAAAGTGACATTTCCAACGAGCCTAGTGACACATTAACTGTTAGTGCCAGTTCATATGAGTTGGTGAATGAATCATTGGCTGCTACCACGACCacatctttttcttcttccactattgttgttgctccCTCCGAATCTGATATCAGTACTAGCAGCTCAGTACTGAATAACGGCAAAACTGAttctgtttctgtttctgttCCAAACTCGAACACATCGTCTATTGCTCAACATTCTAATGGCCCATTATCCATGATAACCACTGAACTGGTGAACAACAACCCGCTTGCACCTGAGTCAACTAATCTGATTGTTACCGCTACTATCACCAACTGCAACAAGTCCAAGTGTTCTGAAAGTGTTGTCACTTATATCACAAGTGTTCCACATACCACTGTCACTACGGGAGAGTCCAAGAAAGATATTTCCACTGCTGGCAACAATGTCAGTAGTATTCTGGGTGAGGATGTTTCCAACACGGGAACCATCACAATGGCAGCATCCACCGATGGTACAACTCCTCTTGTGGGTATGTCTGGTTTGAAACCATCAGTTGTTAACAATGACACTAACAGTGTACATGCCACTGCTACTActgctggtgctggtgctgaAAATGATGCAAACTTGCCGACCGCATCAGACATCCCCGTTGAAATTTCTGTCATCAGACCAACTAATTCTTCGTCTTCTGCAGCAGTTACTATCCCATATGAAAACGGATCCAATAAAGAgccaattgaaaatatcaaatacttGGCATTGGTGGTTTTCGGATTAATGATGTTTATGTGA
- a CDS encoding mitochondrial membrane-spanning ATPase, putative (Similar to S. cerevisiae MSP1), with translation MINKLKIDFGKFKIDLKLLGDLFVLAGAGLSVYYILNTILNDYLDNTVKNKENEKKGSGILKKIQAANPHLKNLSFNQYEKALLNSLVTPEEITVTFDDIGGLSDIIDELREAVILPLTEPELFAAHSSLIQSPKGVLFYGPPGCGKTMLAKAIAKESGAFFLSIRMSSIMDKWYGESNKITDAIFSLANKLQPCIIFIDEIDSFLRDRSSNDHEVSAMLKAEFMTLWDGLKSNGQIMVLGATNRKNDIDEAFLRRMPKTFAIGKPNASQRTAILNKILKDAQLDENDFDLEYIVANTRGFSGSDLRELCREAAISPVREYIKENYNYKSGKLSRDENDDLPVRPLRTSDFTKTSGSMNGDILPSVAVD, from the coding sequence atgattaataaattgaaaatagatTTTGGGAAGTTCaagattgatttgaaacttTTAGGCGATTTATTTGTATTAGCCGGGGCAGGATTATCAGTGTATTATATCTTGAACACAATACTAAATGATTATTTAGATAACACTgtcaaaaacaaagaaaatgagAAAAAGGGAAGTGGgatattaaagaaaattcaaGCTGCTAATCCGCATTTAAAAAACTTGTCATTTAATCAATATGAAAAGGCattattgaattcattAGTGACACCGGAAGAAATAACAGTTACTTTTGATGACATTGGTGGATTATCCgatataattgatgaattaagaGAAGCTGTCATCTTGCCTTTGACTGAACCCGAATTATTTGCTGCTCACCTGAGTTTAATCCAGTCTCCAAAAGGGGTGTTATTTTATGGCCCACCTGGATGTGGGAAGACAATGTTGGCCAAGGCCATCGCCAAAGAAAGTGGTGCCTTTTTTTTACTGATTAGAATGTCAAGTATCATGGATAAATGGTATGGAgaatcaaacaaaataacTGATGCCATATTCTCATTAGCTAACAAGTTACAACCTTGTAtcatatttattgatgaaatagaTTCTTTTTTGAGAGATAGGTCTTCAAATGACCATGAAGTTAGTGCCATGCTAAAAGCTGAATTTATGACATTATGGGATGGTTTAAAATCGAATGGTCAAATAATGGTCTTAGGTGCTACTAATAGAAAGAATGACATTGATGAAGCATTTTTAAGAAGAATGCCGAAAACTTTTGCCATTGGTAAACCGAATGCGTCACAGAGAACTGCtattttgaataaaattttgaaagatGCACAATtagatgaaaatgatttcGATTTGGAGTATATTGTTGCCAACACTAGAGGTTTTAGTGGTTCTGACTTAAGAGAGTTGTGTCGTGAAGCCGCTATTTCGCCTGTGAGGGAATACATCAAAGAAAACTATAACTACAAAAGTGGGAAATTGAGTCgagatgaaaatgatgatttaccTGTTCGACCATTAAGAACACTGGACTTTACTAAAACTTCGGGATCTATGAATGGTGATATTTTACCAAGTGTTGCTGTAGATTAA
- a CDS encoding Clathrin adaptor complex small chain, putative (Similar to S. cerevisiae RET3) translates to MSLNISLYTVSAVLILDNEGNRLFAKYYKSSLGEDSTNLSSKFPHQFDTQQQQLSFEKSLFSKTYKVNQDILLYDNHLIAYKQTNDLLLYLVAPLNENESLIYSTMNNLFEALTILLDNTVDKQTILDKYDMVSLAIDETIDDGIIIEYDPATIVSRVTNPPSAVYENVNLKNIDISEKGLFNALSFASKKLGERLQQGL, encoded by the coding sequence atgtCATTAAATATATCTTTATATACCGTATCTGCTGTTCTAATATTAGACAATGAGGGTAATAGATTATTTGCAAAATACTACAAATCGTCATTAGGTGAAGACTCAACTAATTTATCAAGCAAGTTTCCTCATCAATTTGAcactcaacaacaacaacttagTTTTGAAAAGTCATTGTTCTCTAAAACTTACAAAGTGAATCAGGATATATTATTGTACGATAATCACTTGATTGCATACAAGCAAACCAATGATCTTTTGTTGTATTTGGTTGCAccattaaatgaaaatgaaagtTTGATCTATTCAACCATGAATAATCTATTTGAGGCATTGACTATATTATTGGATAATACCGttgataaacaaacaattttaGACAAGTACGATATGGTCAGCTTGGCAATTGACGAAACTATAGATGACGGAATAATCATTGAATACGATCCTGCAACTATCGTGAGCAGAGTCACTAACCCACCATCTGCAGTTTATGAGAACgtgaatttgaagaatataGATATTAGTGAAAAGGGATTGTTCAATGCTTTGTCGTTTGCTTCTAAGAAATTGGGTGAGAGATTGCAACAAGGATTGTAA